The proteins below come from a single Gossypium raimondii isolate GPD5lz chromosome 2, ASM2569854v1, whole genome shotgun sequence genomic window:
- the LOC105788497 gene encoding uncharacterized protein LOC105788497: MLKYVHRITHGRFDKELNKSNLHLMELIPLFQTPCARSLLKIFQNTLTDRAYIHHLPLAHRLILKPLHLKQISLRIKMEIVLYLTVHIFPGPCMKLHFQQKTNQNFLVRFYCGMFMYSIYQLL, translated from the exons ATGCTCAAGTATGTGCACCGTATCACACATGGGCG GTTTGACAAGGAACTGAACAA GTCCAATCTACATCTGATGGAGCTGATTCCACTATTTCAAACCCCCTGTGCGAGGAGTCtgctcaaaatttttcaaaatactcTAACAGACAGAg CATACATCCACCACCTGCCTTTGGCTCATCGCCTAATCTTGAAGCCCTTGCACTTGAAGCAAATAAGTCTAAGGATCAAGATGGAGATAGTTCTTTACTTGACAGTTCACATCTTTCCCG GCCCATGCATGAAGTTACATTTTCAACAGAAGACAAACCAAAACTTCTTAGTCAG GTTTTATTGTGGCATGTTTATGTATTCTATATATCAACTTCTATAG